One window of the Janthinobacterium sp. PAMC25594 genome contains the following:
- a CDS encoding DUF1987 domain-containing protein, protein MQLPSPLFIAATPSSPEIDFRFEQHTLSIKGESYPENAAAFYGPLIATVRAYLDACRESAITVNVSLAYFNSSSTKMLFTLFDTLNQAAIDGNQVRLNWYHDEDDDTILEFGQELQQDFTALDFRDHPVRGS, encoded by the coding sequence ATGCAATTACCGTCACCACTGTTCATCGCCGCGACCCCGAGTTCGCCCGAAATCGACTTCCGTTTCGAGCAGCACACCCTGTCGATCAAGGGCGAGTCCTATCCGGAAAACGCGGCCGCCTTCTATGGCCCGCTGATCGCCACCGTGCGCGCCTACCTGGACGCCTGCCGCGAGAGCGCCATCACCGTCAACGTCTCGCTGGCCTACTTCAACAGCTCCAGCACGAAGATGCTGTTTACCCTGTTCGACACCCTGAACCAGGCCGCCATCGACGGCAACCAGGTACGCCTGAACTGGTATCACGACGAAGACGACGACACCATCCTGGAGTTCGGCCAGGAGCTGCAGCAGGATTTCACGGCGCTCGATTTCCGCGACCACCCCGTGCGAGGCAGCTAG
- a CDS encoding NAD(P)H-dependent oxidoreductase codes for MSNITPKRILIILGHPSSDSFCAALAEAYAATARSAGHSVRELRLGQLDFDQNLHEGYRQVQPLEPDLLAAQEAISWAEHLVFAYPIWWGGAPALLKGFVDRIFLPGFAFKYRPGKAFPAQLLKGRTAQLLVAMDTPPWYFRWVYHMPGIHQLRKTTLEFCGVKPVKVASFGPMIDSTAAQRARWLEQAQALARRL; via the coding sequence ATGAGCAACATTACACCCAAACGCATTCTCATCATCCTCGGCCACCCGTCCAGCGACAGTTTTTGCGCCGCCCTGGCCGAGGCCTATGCCGCCACGGCCCGCAGCGCGGGCCACAGCGTGCGCGAACTGCGCCTGGGCCAGCTGGACTTCGACCAGAACCTGCATGAAGGCTACCGCCAGGTGCAGCCGCTGGAGCCGGACTTGCTGGCCGCACAGGAAGCCATCAGCTGGGCCGAACACCTGGTGTTCGCCTACCCGATCTGGTGGGGCGGCGCGCCGGCCCTGCTGAAAGGTTTTGTCGATCGCATCTTCCTGCCCGGCTTTGCCTTCAAGTATCGTCCGGGCAAGGCTTTCCCGGCGCAGCTGCTGAAGGGCCGCACGGCCCAGCTCCTGGTGGCGATGGATACGCCGCCCTGGTATTTCCGCTGGGTCTACCACATGCCCGGCATCCACCAGCTGCGCAAGACGACGCTGGAATTTTGCGGCGTCAAGCCCGTCAAGGTGGCCAGTTTCGGCCCCATGATCGATTCCACCGCAGCGCAGCGCGCGCGTTGGCTGGAACAGGCGCAGGCGCTGGCCCGGCGCCTGTAA
- a CDS encoding formate dehydrogenase subunit gamma, with the protein MKHSDLHDGKLRDKDGNPLIERYNPNERTNHWVTAITFVMLALSGLAMFHPSMAWLANLFGGGQWTRILHPFAGLVMFVSFAILVVRFWHHNKFEDGDKQWLKQMDDVLNNREDKLPKIGKYNAGQKILFFALLASMIGLLLSGIVIWRAYFAFYFPIDVVRFAALLHAGCAFAIICAIIVHIYAAIWVKGSIGAMVRGTVTYGWARKHHPKWFEAVIRHTEK; encoded by the coding sequence ATGAAGCATAGTGACCTTCACGATGGCAAGCTGCGCGACAAGGATGGCAATCCCTTGATCGAACGCTACAACCCGAACGAGCGCACGAATCACTGGGTGACCGCCATCACCTTCGTCATGCTGGCGCTGTCCGGCCTGGCCATGTTCCATCCTTCGATGGCGTGGCTGGCGAACCTGTTTGGCGGCGGGCAATGGACGCGCATCCTGCATCCGTTTGCCGGCCTGGTGATGTTTGTCTCGTTCGCGATCCTGGTGGTGCGCTTCTGGCACCACAACAAGTTCGAGGACGGCGACAAACAGTGGCTGAAACAGATGGATGACGTGCTCAACAACCGCGAAGACAAGCTGCCGAAGATCGGCAAATACAATGCCGGCCAGAAGATCCTGTTCTTCGCGCTGCTGGCCAGCATGATCGGCTTGCTGCTGTCGGGCATCGTGATCTGGCGCGCGTATTTCGCGTTCTATTTCCCGATCGACGTGGTGCGCTTTGCCGCCTTGCTGCATGCCGGTTGTGCGTTTGCCATCATCTGCGCCATCATCGTGCACATCTACGCGGCGATCTGGGTCAAGGGCTCGATCGGCGCCATGGTGCGCGGCACCGTCACCTACGGCTGGGCGCGCAAGCACCATCCGAAGTGGTTTGAAGCGGTGATCCGTCATACGGAAAAGTAA
- a CDS encoding SiaB family protein kinase produces the protein MLYEEFNEFWDVARKRNIIFFYVGYFSQHVVSAISETIKARLDTAGAAGPTRRRIFSSFIEMSQNIMHYSADSLTPDAQLDQQMRRGSFCIGTRGDSFFLLCANPVSTDNVAQIRARLEPLHTMTMEEIRLAYKKALREEAPSDSKGAGLGFLTMARDASEPLEFEFVQDPQEPGHTIFCIKAII, from the coding sequence GTGCTGTACGAAGAATTCAACGAGTTTTGGGATGTGGCGCGCAAGCGCAACATCATCTTTTTTTACGTGGGCTATTTCTCGCAGCACGTGGTGAGCGCCATTTCCGAAACCATCAAGGCGCGCCTCGACACGGCCGGCGCGGCCGGACCCACGCGGCGGCGCATCTTTTCCTCGTTCATCGAAATGTCGCAGAACATCATGCACTATTCCGCCGACAGCCTGACGCCCGATGCGCAGCTGGACCAGCAGATGCGGCGCGGCTCGTTTTGCATCGGCACGCGCGGCGACAGCTTTTTTCTGCTGTGCGCCAACCCCGTCTCGACGGACAACGTGGCGCAGATCCGCGCCCGCCTGGAGCCGCTGCACACGATGACGATGGAAGAAATCCGCCTCGCCTACAAGAAGGCCCTGCGCGAGGAAGCGCCGTCCGACAGCAAGGGCGCGGGCCTGGGTTTTCTCACCATGGCGCGCGACGCCAGCGAGCCGCTGGAATTCGAATTCGTCCAGGACCCCCAGGAGCCGGGGCACACCATCTTCTGCATCAAAGCCATCATTTGA
- the selB gene encoding selenocysteine-specific translation elongation factor, with protein MIVGTAGHIDHGKTTLTRALTGVHTDRLKEEQARGISIELGYAYLPLADGTVLGVIDVPGHEKFIRTMASGVTGIDFALLVVAADDGIMPQTHEHLAILRLLGVTRGAVALTKIDRADGARVAQVELEIEALLAGTPLAGSPIFPTAASRDNDPGVAALLAHLTQVARSLPQRDERRLFRLGVDRVFTLSGQGTIVTGTALAGRAQVGDMLQLAPGGAQARVRSIHAQNRAAETGMAGQRLALNLAGIERERIERGNWIVAPELAQCSERLDVELTLLPDAGVQLKAWSPLHVHLGAAHQLARAVMLDGETLSPGQTGRVQLVFETPMHGVPGDRFVVRNAQATQTVGGGMVLDPFGPARKRRSPARLAWLDALAAFVAHGDIAALLAQSPLGLRESLLVRLSLLPANAIALPADTRRIALRGGDALLLAPSAQVALEQRVLAALAVFHARAPDEAGPELWRLKRIVDAEMEDALWSHLVEGLLARGEVLARGASLHLPTHSVELTPQEQAVAEPLLAALQQGRFEPPWTRDLARDFGLAEDDARRLLRKLAKAGQISQVVHDLFYHQAALAELAQLVRDLAQKAEEEASLAPGSGAVSAAVFRDASGLGRKRAIQVLEFFDRVGYTRRVGNGHLLRPQALWSYTAALPNS; from the coding sequence ATGATCGTCGGCACCGCAGGCCATATCGACCATGGCAAGACGACGCTCACGCGCGCGCTGACGGGCGTGCACACGGACCGCCTGAAGGAAGAACAGGCGCGCGGCATTTCGATAGAACTCGGTTATGCCTACCTGCCGCTGGCCGACGGCACGGTGCTGGGCGTGATCGACGTGCCGGGCCATGAAAAATTCATCCGCACCATGGCGTCCGGCGTGACGGGCATCGACTTCGCCTTGCTGGTGGTGGCGGCCGACGACGGCATCATGCCGCAGACGCACGAGCACCTGGCCATTTTGCGGCTGCTGGGCGTGACGCGCGGCGCCGTGGCGCTGACCAAGATCGACCGCGCCGATGGCGCCCGCGTGGCGCAGGTGGAGCTTGAGATCGAGGCGCTGCTGGCCGGTACGCCGCTGGCGGGCAGCCCGATCTTCCCCACGGCCGCCAGCCGCGACAACGATCCCGGCGTGGCCGCCTTGCTGGCGCACCTGACGCAGGTGGCGCGCAGCCTGCCGCAGCGCGACGAGCGGCGCCTGTTCCGCCTGGGCGTGGACCGCGTGTTCACCTTGTCGGGACAGGGCACCATCGTCACCGGCACGGCGCTGGCGGGACGCGCGCAGGTTGGTGACATGCTGCAACTGGCGCCTGGCGGCGCGCAAGCGCGCGTGCGCAGCATCCATGCGCAGAACCGCGCGGCCGAGACGGGCATGGCGGGCCAGCGTCTGGCGCTGAACCTGGCCGGCATCGAGCGCGAACGCATCGAGCGGGGCAACTGGATCGTCGCGCCCGAGCTGGCGCAGTGTTCCGAGCGCCTCGACGTGGAACTGACCCTGCTGCCCGACGCCGGCGTGCAATTGAAAGCCTGGTCGCCGCTGCACGTGCACCTGGGCGCGGCGCACCAGCTGGCGCGCGCCGTCATGCTCGATGGCGAGACCCTGTCACCGGGGCAGACGGGCAGGGTACAGCTGGTGTTCGAGACGCCCATGCACGGCGTGCCCGGCGACCGTTTTGTGGTGCGCAATGCGCAAGCGACGCAGACGGTGGGTGGCGGCATGGTGCTCGATCCGTTCGGCCCCGCGCGCAAGCGGCGCAGCCCGGCCAGGCTGGCCTGGCTGGACGCGCTGGCCGCCTTTGTGGCGCACGGCGATATCGCTGCCTTGCTGGCGCAAAGCCCGCTGGGCTTGCGCGAGTCGCTGCTGGTGCGCCTGTCGCTGCTGCCGGCGAACGCCATCGCGCTGCCGGCCGACACGCGGCGCATCGCCCTGCGCGGTGGCGACGCCCTGCTGCTGGCGCCGTCGGCGCAGGTGGCGCTGGAACAGCGCGTGCTGGCCGCCCTGGCGGTGTTCCATGCGCGCGCGCCCGACGAGGCGGGGCCGGAACTGTGGCGCCTGAAGCGCATCGTCGATGCGGAGATGGAAGACGCCTTGTGGAGCCACCTGGTTGAAGGCTTGCTGGCGCGCGGCGAGGTGCTGGCGCGCGGCGCCAGCCTGCATCTGCCGACGCACAGCGTGGAATTGACGCCGCAGGAGCAGGCGGTCGCCGAACCCTTGCTGGCAGCGTTGCAGCAGGGGCGCTTCGAGCCGCCGTGGACGCGCGATCTGGCGCGCGACTTCGGCCTGGCCGAGGATGACGCGCGCCGGCTGTTGCGTAAACTTGCCAAGGCAGGGCAGATCAGCCAGGTCGTGCACGACCTGTTCTATCACCAGGCGGCGCTGGCCGAGCTGGCGCAGCTGGTGCGGGATCTGGCGCAAAAAGCCGAAGAGGAAGCAAGCCTTGCGCCCGGTTCCGGCGCCGTCAGCGCGGCCGTGTTCCGCGACGCAAGCGGTCTGGGCCGCAAGCGGGCGATCCAGGTTCTGGAGTTCTTCGACCGCGTCGGTTATACTCGCCGTGTTGGCAATGGGCATCTATTGCGCCCGCAGGCGCTATGGTCCTATACGGCAGCCTTGCCCAACAGCTAA
- the fdxH gene encoding formate dehydrogenase subunit beta — translation MALQSLDIRRLSATTVTPPQARSPVTGTVAKLIDVSKCIGCKACQTACMEWNDLRDEVGENHGTYDNPTDLTPQSWTVMRFAEHEDNDGNLEWLIRKDGCMHCEDPGCLKACPAPGAIVQYTNGIVDFHQENCIGCGYCVAGCPFDVPRISKKDDRAYKCTLCSDRVAVGQEPACVKTCPTGAILFGTKEDMKVHAEERIVDLKSRGFENAGLYDPLGVGGTHVMYVLHHADKPKLYSNLPERPRISPMVGFWKGWSKPLAVAGMAATALAGFFHYTRVGPNEVNKDEEHEALEEARRIREEQHEA, via the coding sequence ATGGCACTGCAATCCTTAGATATCCGGCGCCTGTCGGCGACCACGGTGACACCGCCGCAAGCGCGCAGCCCGGTGACGGGCACCGTGGCCAAGCTGATCGATGTGTCGAAATGCATCGGCTGCAAGGCTTGCCAGACGGCGTGCATGGAATGGAACGACTTGCGCGACGAAGTCGGTGAAAACCATGGCACCTATGATAATCCGACGGACCTGACGCCGCAATCGTGGACGGTGATGCGTTTTGCCGAACACGAAGACAACGACGGCAACCTCGAGTGGCTGATCCGCAAGGATGGCTGCATGCACTGCGAGGACCCGGGCTGTTTGAAAGCCTGTCCGGCGCCGGGCGCCATCGTGCAGTACACGAATGGCATCGTGGATTTCCACCAGGAAAACTGCATCGGCTGCGGCTACTGCGTGGCCGGCTGTCCTTTCGACGTGCCCCGCATTTCGAAAAAGGACGACCGCGCCTACAAGTGCACCTTGTGCTCGGACCGCGTGGCCGTGGGCCAGGAACCGGCCTGCGTGAAAACCTGCCCGACGGGCGCCATTCTCTTCGGCACCAAGGAAGACATGAAGGTGCATGCGGAAGAACGCATCGTCGACCTGAAGTCGCGCGGTTTCGAGAACGCGGGCCTGTACGATCCGCTGGGCGTGGGCGGCACGCACGTGATGTACGTGCTGCACCATGCCGACAAGCCGAAGCTGTATTCGAACTTGCCGGAACGCCCGCGCATCAGCCCGATGGTGGGCTTCTGGAAGGGCTGGTCCAAGCCGCTGGCGGTGGCCGGCATGGCTGCCACGGCACTGGCAGGCTTCTTCCATTACACGCGTGTCGGTCCGAACGAAGTGAACAAGGACGAAGAGCACGAAGCCTTGGAAGAGGCCAGGCGCATCCGGGAGGAACAGCATGAAGCATAG
- the fdhE gene encoding formate dehydrogenase accessory protein FdhE gives MVQRILQPGEIEGLDHNAIPRLLLPQPDSLFKARALRLRELAQGKIKGIPVDAGMQGYLVLMAALADAQAAVVGKLAPGAVPAADPDALRRAMQHRMPVLPVNGARPPVWRDIFASLLDELAATAASQPALSGGLTQVLAQLRALDAPALDACADAVLDENGDNLNPMHAPFVAAALQILWSVSASELRAARVPDLETGTLCPVCGSHPVASVIRIGGQSQGYRYLHCGICESEWHMVRVKCSTCEQNGKIAYQGLDAADAKPFDPVAAKDDKLPNKANDPKKVARAETCDDCHTYRKVFNQEHDYNVEPLADDLASLMLDLLVGEAGYQRASGNPLLWLGKNDSGEGQPA, from the coding sequence TTGGTACAACGCATTCTTCAGCCAGGCGAAATCGAAGGCCTGGACCACAACGCGATTCCGCGCCTGCTGCTGCCGCAGCCTGACAGCCTGTTCAAGGCGCGCGCCTTGCGCTTGCGCGAACTGGCGCAGGGCAAGATCAAGGGCATCCCCGTCGACGCGGGCATGCAGGGTTACCTGGTGCTGATGGCCGCGCTGGCCGACGCGCAGGCCGCCGTGGTGGGAAAACTGGCGCCCGGCGCCGTGCCCGCCGCCGACCCCGACGCGCTGCGCCGCGCGATGCAGCACCGCATGCCCGTGTTGCCCGTGAATGGCGCCCGTCCGCCCGTCTGGCGCGACATCTTTGCCAGCCTGCTCGATGAATTGGCCGCCACGGCGGCCAGCCAGCCGGCATTATCGGGCGGCCTGACCCAGGTGCTGGCCCAGCTGCGCGCGCTCGACGCGCCAGCGCTGGACGCCTGCGCCGATGCCGTGCTCGATGAAAACGGCGACAACCTCAATCCCATGCACGCGCCGTTCGTCGCCGCCGCGCTGCAGATTTTATGGTCGGTGTCGGCCAGCGAACTGCGCGCCGCGCGCGTGCCGGACCTGGAAACGGGCACCCTGTGCCCCGTCTGCGGTTCGCATCCCGTCGCCAGCGTGATCCGCATCGGCGGCCAGTCGCAGGGCTACCGCTATCTGCACTGCGGCATTTGCGAAAGCGAATGGCATATGGTGCGCGTGAAGTGCTCGACCTGCGAACAGAATGGCAAGATCGCCTACCAGGGCCTGGACGCGGCCGACGCAAAGCCGTTCGACCCCGTGGCGGCCAAGGACGACAAATTGCCCAACAAGGCGAATGATCCTAAAAAAGTGGCGCGCGCGGAAACCTGCGACGATTGCCATACCTATCGCAAAGTCTTCAACCAGGAACACGATTACAACGTCGAGCCGCTGGCCGACGACCTGGCCAGCCTGATGCTCGACCTGCTGGTGGGCGAAGCGGGCTACCAGCGCGCCAGCGGCAATCCGCTGCTGTGGCTGGGGAAGAACGACAGCGGCGAGGGCCAGCCAGCATGA
- the selA gene encoding L-seryl-tRNA(Sec) selenium transferase, which translates to MTTGQTVRLPSVDRILGDAACLALIAHYGRVQTLACARAVLAELRTAMLAGAVCEEGASSAAIVAQMDERLQSQSRSRLRAVFNLTGTVLHTNLGRALLPDAAVQAVVEALQWPMNLEFDLETGKRGDRDDLVEELLRELTGAEAATIVNNNAAAVLLMLNTLAQNKEVIVSRGELVEIGGAFRIPDVMTRAGAVLREVGSTNRTHLADYANGVNEDTALLMKVHCSNYAITGFTKSVELDELAPLAAKHGVPTAVDLGSGTLVDLAQYGLPHETTVRETIAAGADLVTFSGDKLLGGPQCGVIVGRADLIAKIKRNPLKRALRVGKLTLAALAPVLQLYRAPDLLAERLTTLRLLTRPAAAMRAQAQTLLPLLQGALGNAYVVTAEAMKSQIGSGALPVDQLPSFGLAVRSAPASRLSNPLGTLEQRLRALPCPVIGRIGQDTLWLDLRCLEAAHETAFIAQLAELSA; encoded by the coding sequence ATGACGACGGGGCAAACCGTGCGCCTGCCGTCGGTGGACCGCATCCTGGGCGACGCGGCTTGCCTGGCCCTGATAGCACACTACGGCCGCGTGCAGACCCTGGCCTGCGCGCGCGCCGTGCTGGCCGAACTGCGTACCGCCATGCTGGCGGGGGCCGTGTGCGAAGAGGGCGCATCGAGCGCCGCCATCGTCGCGCAAATGGACGAACGCCTGCAATCGCAATCGCGCTCGCGGCTGCGCGCCGTGTTCAACCTGACGGGCACCGTGCTGCACACGAACCTGGGCCGCGCGCTGCTGCCCGACGCCGCCGTGCAAGCGGTGGTGGAAGCGCTGCAGTGGCCGATGAACCTGGAATTTGACCTGGAAACGGGCAAGCGCGGCGACCGCGACGACCTGGTCGAGGAACTGCTGCGCGAACTGACGGGGGCCGAAGCGGCCACCATCGTCAACAACAACGCGGCCGCCGTGCTGCTGATGTTGAATACCCTGGCGCAGAATAAAGAGGTGATCGTTTCGCGCGGGGAGCTGGTGGAAATCGGCGGCGCCTTCCGCATCCCCGACGTGATGACGCGCGCGGGCGCTGTGCTGCGCGAAGTGGGCAGCACCAACCGCACCCACCTGGCCGATTACGCGAATGGCGTGAATGAAGACACGGCCCTCTTGATGAAGGTCCATTGCAGCAATTACGCCATTACCGGTTTCACGAAAAGCGTGGAACTCGATGAACTCGCGCCGCTGGCGGCAAAACACGGCGTGCCGACGGCGGTGGACCTGGGCAGCGGTACCCTGGTCGACCTGGCGCAGTATGGCTTGCCGCATGAAACGACGGTGCGCGAAACCATCGCGGCGGGCGCCGACCTGGTCACCTTCAGCGGCGATAAACTGCTGGGCGGCCCGCAATGCGGCGTCATCGTCGGGCGCGCCGACCTGATCGCGAAGATCAAGCGCAACCCCCTGAAACGCGCGCTGCGGGTCGGCAAGCTGACCCTGGCCGCATTGGCCCCGGTGCTGCAGCTGTACCGCGCGCCGGACTTGCTGGCCGAACGCCTGACCACCTTGCGCCTGCTGACGCGCCCCGCGGCCGCCATGCGCGCGCAGGCGCAAACCCTGCTGCCGCTGCTGCAAGGCGCGCTGGGCAACGCTTACGTGGTGACGGCCGAAGCGATGAAAAGCCAGATCGGCAGTGGCGCCTTGCCCGTCGACCAGCTGCCCAGTTTTGGCCTGGCCGTCCGCAGCGCGCCCGCTTCGCGCCTGAGCAATCCCCTGGGAACGCTGGAGCAGCGCCTGCGCGCCTTGCCGTGTCCCGTGATCGGGCGCATCGGCCAGGACACCCTGTGGCTGGACCTGCGCTGCCTGGAAGCGGCGCACGAGACGGCCTTCATCGCGCAGCTCGCCGAGTTGTCCGCATGA
- a CDS encoding GGDEF domain-containing protein has product MRAAISESGLEPDLFTVEAAALAAARRMHADIHASGEAQRRVLGELIVHYERLMRETRRLIGRSDRAERDMHLLNRQLQTLAGQLEYRATHDPLTGALNRGAVIEHASRCLAQGDMALIVLDIDLFKQVNDDFGHPAGDGVIQAVVDCLKGLLGQETAIGRVGGEEFSVVWPTSSRDEAAQIAQRICESVGRQRHAAPITRAITVSVGLSWNRVGTPFETAYSHADQALYQAKREGRNCVRQWLES; this is encoded by the coding sequence ATGCGCGCCGCCATCTCCGAGTCCGGCCTGGAACCCGACCTGTTCACCGTGGAAGCGGCGGCGCTGGCGGCCGCGCGGCGCATGCACGCCGACATTCACGCCAGCGGCGAGGCGCAGCGCCGCGTGCTCGGTGAACTGATCGTTCACTACGAGCGCCTGATGCGCGAGACGCGCCGGCTGATCGGCCGCAGCGACCGCGCCGAGCGCGACATGCATTTGCTGAACCGGCAATTGCAAACCCTGGCCGGCCAGCTCGAATACCGCGCCACGCACGACCCGCTGACGGGCGCCCTGAATCGCGGCGCCGTGATCGAGCATGCCTCGCGCTGCCTGGCGCAGGGCGACATGGCCCTGATCGTGCTCGACATCGACCTGTTCAAGCAGGTCAACGACGATTTCGGCCACCCGGCCGGCGACGGCGTGATCCAGGCCGTGGTCGACTGCCTGAAGGGATTATTGGGACAGGAGACGGCCATCGGCCGGGTTGGCGGTGAAGAGTTTTCCGTGGTCTGGCCCACCTCTTCGCGCGACGAGGCGGCGCAAATCGCGCAGCGCATCTGCGAAAGCGTCGGCCGCCAGCGCCATGCGGCGCCCATCACGCGCGCCATCACCGTCAGCGTGGGCCTGAGCTGGAACCGCGTCGGCACGCCGTTCGAGACGGCCTACAGCCATGCGGACCAGGCCCTGTACCAGGCCAAGCGCGAAGGACGCAACTGCGTGCGCCAGTGGCTGGAGAGCTGA
- a CDS encoding ABC transporter substrate-binding protein — MKQASMARLLAVALLMPALAVAAGLRIVGEHLPPSSMMEGNVVVGRETTKVRDIMARAGIAYSIELLPWKRAYAQALREADTCIFSTSRTQEREAQFRWIGPLNEAEWILYGLAERHLTLRTLADARGLVIGTVLGDARDDYLRQHGMNVAPVTQEWLNPQKLLLGRIDLWAVGMAVGSKPFAGKEWEGKVEPLLTFNRVQTYLACNLKVPEAQVAAMQRAAAAMRRDGSMAREHHR, encoded by the coding sequence ATGAAACAAGCAAGCATGGCACGGCTGCTGGCAGTGGCGCTGCTGATGCCGGCGCTGGCCGTGGCGGCTGGTCTGCGCATCGTCGGCGAGCACTTGCCGCCATCGAGCATGATGGAAGGCAATGTCGTCGTGGGACGTGAAACGACGAAGGTGCGCGACATCATGGCGCGCGCCGGCATCGCCTACAGTATTGAATTGCTGCCGTGGAAGCGCGCGTATGCGCAGGCGCTGCGCGAAGCCGACACCTGCATCTTTTCCACCAGCCGCACGCAAGAGCGCGAAGCACAATTTCGCTGGATCGGTCCCCTCAACGAAGCGGAGTGGATACTGTATGGCCTGGCCGAGCGGCATCTGACGCTGCGTACCCTGGCCGATGCGCGCGGCCTGGTGATCGGCACGGTGCTCGGTGACGCGCGCGACGACTACCTGCGCCAGCACGGCATGAACGTGGCGCCCGTGACGCAGGAGTGGCTCAATCCGCAAAAGCTGCTGCTGGGGCGCATCGACCTGTGGGCAGTGGGCATGGCGGTGGGCAGCAAGCCGTTTGCCGGCAAGGAGTGGGAGGGCAAGGTGGAACCGCTGCTGACCTTCAACCGCGTGCAGACTTACCTGGCCTGTAACCTCAAGGTGCCCGAGGCGCAGGTGGCTGCCATGCAGCGCGCCGCTGCCGCCATGCGTCGCGACGGCAGCATGGCGCGCGAGCATCATCGCTGA
- a CDS encoding SpoIIE family protein phosphatase: MHLPRYRTSVAFDLCIPTESVQADASNFAVLELFTERRDMMSLPVTEQQKPIGLISRNIFMSQMSKPFYHEVYGKKSCIAFMDKEPLIVDGAMSIEDLTFRAVEAGEKALADGFIITEAGALAGVGFGLQLMNVVATMQAEKNRQIMHSIDYASVIQRARLRTSDAELRATLPDAHLEWQPRDVVGGDFYFFERHAGGWFAAIADCTGHGVPGAFMTLIASSALSQALRELGPRDPAALIDAVSSSIKTLLGQDGAGSDNAGHAGSNDGMDCAFLCYDDASASLRFAGAKLALYVVAPGEETVRAIDGARMGVGYVDTPAGYCWHNETLAIPAGSLLFITTDGLLDQIGGARDIAYGKRRMREQLLARRDAPAGDVAAALLQDSAAWQGKQPRRDDLTFFCFRL, translated from the coding sequence TTGCATCTTCCCCGTTATCGCACCTCCGTGGCGTTTGATCTGTGCATCCCCACGGAATCGGTGCAGGCCGACGCCAGCAATTTCGCCGTGCTGGAACTGTTCACGGAACGGCGAGACATGATGAGCCTGCCCGTCACGGAGCAGCAGAAACCCATCGGCTTAATCAGCCGCAACATCTTCATGTCGCAGATGTCCAAGCCCTTTTATCACGAGGTGTACGGCAAGAAGAGCTGCATCGCCTTCATGGACAAGGAACCGCTGATCGTCGATGGCGCCATGAGCATCGAAGATCTCACCTTCCGCGCCGTGGAAGCGGGCGAAAAGGCGCTGGCCGACGGCTTCATCATCACGGAAGCTGGTGCGCTGGCCGGCGTGGGCTTCGGCTTGCAGCTGATGAACGTGGTGGCCACCATGCAGGCGGAAAAGAATCGGCAAATCATGCACAGCATCGATTACGCCAGCGTGATCCAGCGCGCCCGGCTGCGCACCTCCGATGCGGAATTGCGCGCCACCCTGCCCGACGCGCACCTGGAATGGCAGCCGCGCGACGTCGTCGGCGGCGATTTTTACTTCTTCGAGCGCCACGCGGGCGGCTGGTTCGCCGCCATCGCCGACTGCACCGGGCACGGCGTGCCGGGCGCCTTCATGACCCTGATCGCCTCGTCGGCCCTGAGCCAGGCCTTGCGCGAACTGGGACCGCGCGATCCGGCCGCCCTGATCGACGCCGTCAGCAGCTCCATCAAGACCTTGCTGGGCCAGGACGGCGCCGGCAGCGACAACGCCGGCCACGCCGGTTCGAACGACGGCATGGATTGCGCCTTCCTGTGTTACGACGACGCCAGCGCCAGCCTGCGTTTCGCGGGGGCGAAACTGGCGCTGTACGTGGTGGCGCCGGGCGAAGAGACCGTGCGCGCCATCGACGGCGCGCGCATGGGCGTCGGCTATGTCGACACGCCCGCCGGCTACTGCTGGCACAACGAGACGCTCGCCATTCCCGCCGGCAGCCTGCTGTTCATCACGACCGACGGCTTGCTCGACCAGATCGGCGGCGCGCGCGACATCGCCTACGGCAAGCGGCGCATGCGCGAGCAGCTGCTGGCGCGACGCGACGCGCCCGCCGGCGACGTGGCGGCGGCGCTGCTGCAGGACAGCGCCGCCTGGCAAGGCAAGCAGCCGCGCCGCGACGACCTGACCTTTTTCTGTTTCCGCCTGTAG